The Branchiostoma floridae strain S238N-H82 chromosome 17, Bfl_VNyyK, whole genome shotgun sequence genome has a window encoding:
- the LOC118404319 gene encoding IgGFc-binding protein-like, translating to MSGSYSCSIDHLGRMSCTPSCMDGFEFETPPAAEYVCEEGTWSPPGPYPNCVFAGQKCEKIPPPFWGSYHCQTDHTGTERCYPSCMEGYEFESPPAAEYVCVNGQFSPPGPYPNCRKSEALDQNVSAPACPKLVPPVHGSSSCRTDQLGIQTCVPACNAGYRFPTPPAAEYICLNGYWAPPGPIPDCVRDTVTTTTVKPATTAAPPAVNSGLTNIGNECLGDTLCGDRVTCSAWGDPHYTTFDGKRFNFQGNCKYVLSRGMDFQVSARNVHRRGNTRVSFVDAVEFELYGNMITITQGKEVYVNGVKWSLPICLNSLASITQQGNNIVIDTALCVTVTYDGNHRVTVELPPELAWTVGGLCGNANGNQGDDLIKPDMTPVTDPVEFGNSWTALDDVSCPALQADQQFDITQADQAFVQELESQQFCGHLQDTNSLFSACFAAVEPTEYVETCVYDMAASGSTSEHSLMCENFEEYVRVCAAAGVHIDGWREQTGCDLQCPPNAHYSYSTSACQDSCRTPTASSTCGLPNVEGCECDTGYIWSGMTCVEPRDCGCLHEGNYHTLGEVWGTEDGRQCECLPNWQVSCAPMSCLPGAEWGLQDGVYGCHLIATTTIKPTTTTTQTPKPTTTTTQTPKPTTTPTPTTTPAAAPTAACEMQADIVFVVDGSASIPAIEFEKVKTFLNNVVGHFDISPTATQVGVVQYSSSPQQEFALNAHSSLLSLQQAISNIAVISRGTSTGSALTFARDQALTAANGARPGVPKIVVVVTDGRSGDDVILPSQNLHNDGVITFAIGVTESINYQELSAIAGRPDHISTVFDFDALEDIMEPLSSQLCEVETTTLKPTTTTTQTPKPTTTTTQTPKPTTTPTPPSLPTPAQQTTTLKPVTPQEDAPMSNDVVNIGNECLGDVFCGDRVTCSARGDPHYITFDGKRFNFQGNCKYVLSRGKDFTIAARNYNRRNNMRVSFVDEVEFTLYGSTITITRDKEVFVNGVKWALPCCIGGFASITQQGNYIVIDTVLCITVKFGANHHVIVELPAHLAGLVHGMCGNANGIQGDDLVKPDTTPATDAVEFGNSWVAPDDMMSCPTVLADQQFDITQADQAFVQELESQQFCGHLQDTNSLFSACFAAVEPTDFIEDCVYDMAASGNTRDTTLMCDDFEGYVQECAAAGIHLEGWREQTGCALQCPPNAHYSYSTSACQDSCRTPTASSTCGLPNVEGCECDPGYIWSGMTCVEPKDCGCLHEGNYHALGEQWGTEDGQFCECQPNFQANCAPMSCLPGAEWSLQDGVYGCHQVPTLQPITTTTQTPKPTTTTTQTPKPTTTPTPPTLPTPAQQTTTLKPVTPQEDAPMSNDVVNIGNECLGDVFCGDRVTCSARGDPHYNTFDGKRFNFQGNCKYVLSRGKDFTIAARNYNRRNNMRVSFVDEVEFTLYGSTITITRDKEVFVNGVKWALPCCIGGFASITQQGNYIVIDTILCITVKFGANHHVIVELPAHLAGLVHGMCGNANGIQGDDLVKPDTTPATDAVEFGNSWVAPDDMMSCPTVLADQQFDITQADQAFVQELESQQFCGHLQDTNSPFSACFAAVEPVAFIEDCVYDMAASGNNRDTTLMCDDFEGYVQECAAAGIHLEGWREQTGCALQCPPNAHYSYSTSACQDSCRTPTASSTCGLPNVEGCECDPGYIWSGMTCVEPKDCGCLHEGNYHALGEQWGTEDGQHCECQPNFQAICAPMSCLPGAEWSLQDGVYGCHQVPTLKPTTTTTQTPKPTTTPTPPPSTAACEMQADIVFVVDGSASIPAYEFEKVKTFLNNVVGHFDIGPTATQVGVVQYSSSPQQEFALNAHSSLASLQQAISNIAVISRGTSTGSALTFARDQALTAANGARPGVPKIVVVVTDGRSGDDVILPSQNLHNDGVITFAIGVTESINYQELSAIAGRPDHVSTVFDFDALEDIMEPISSQLCEGSISWYFFPCLDK from the exons ATGTCCGGTTCCTACAGCTGCAGCATCGACCATCTCGGCAGGATGTCCTGTACCCCCAGCTGCATGGACGGCTTCGAGTTCGAGACTCCCCCGGCAGCCGAGTACGTCTGTGAGGAAGGGACGTGGTCACCTCCTGGACCTTATCCTAACTGCGTGTTCG CGGGTCAGAAATGTGAGAAGATCCCGCCACCCTTCTGGGGTTCGTACCACTGCCAGACGGACCACACAGGCACGGAGCGTTGCTACCCTTCATGTATGGAAGGTTACGAGTTCGAGTCCCCGCCAGCAGCAGAGTACGTCTGTGTGAACGGCCAGTTCTCCCCTCCCGGACCGTACCCGAACTGCAGGAAGTCGGAAG CCCTAGATCAGAACGTGTCGGCCCCGGCCTGCCCCAAACTGGTCCCCCCCGTGCACGGCTCGTCCTCGTGCCGAACCGACCAGCTCGGGATCCAGACGTGCGTGCCGGCTTGTAACGCCGGCTACAGGTTCCCCACGCCTCCCGCCGCGGAGTACATTTGTCTGAACGGCTACTGGGCGCCTCCCGGCCCCATTCCCGACTGTGTACGCG ATACCGTCACCACTACAACCGTGAAGCCCGCAACCACAGCAGCGCCACCAG CTGTTAACTCGGGATTGACGAACATTGGAAACGAGTGCCTGGGAGACACCTTATGTGGAG ACAGAGTGACATGCTCTGCGTGGGGAGACCCTCACTATACAACTTTCGATGGGAAGAGGTTCAATTTCCAG GGCAACTGCAAGTACGTTCTCTCCAGAGGCATGGACTTCCAGGTCTCTGCCCGGAATGTGCACAGGAGAGGGAACACTCGCGTGTCGTTTGTGGACGCTGTGGAGTTCGAGCTGTACGGGAACATGATTACAATCACCCAGGGCAAGGAGGTCTAC GTGAATGGAGTGAAGTGGAGCCTGCCCATCTGCCTGAACAGCCTGGCGTCCATAACCCAACAGGGAAACAACATCGTGATTGACACCGCTCTGTGCGTTACCGTGACGTATGACGGCAACCATCG CGTCACAGTGGAGCTACCTCCTGAGCTCGCCTGGACTGTTGGCGGTCTCTGTGGCAACGCTAACGGTAACCAAGGAGATGACCTCATCAAGCCCGACATGACCCCGGTCACGGACCCTGTGGAGTTCGGCAACAGCTGGACGGCCCTTGATGACGTCAG TTGCCCTGCACTGCAGGCTGACCAACAGTTTGACATCACCCAGGCTGACCAGGCGTTTGTACAGGAGCTGGAGAGTCAGCAGTTCTGCGGACATCTGCAGGACACCAACAGTCTCTTCAGCGCCTGTTTCGCAGCTGTAGAacctacggagtacgtagaaacATGTGTGTACGATATGGCGGCGTCTGGAAGCACCAGCGAACACAGTCTCATGTGTGAAAACTTTGAG GAATACGTCCGCGTATGTGCAGCGGCTGGTGTTCATATTGACGGATGGAGAGAACAGACCGGCTGTG ACCTTCAGTGTCCACCCAACGCCCACTACTCGTACTCCACCTCGGCCTGCCAGGACAGCTGCCGGACCCCGACTGCCTCCTCCACGTGCGGCCTGCCCAATGTGGAGGGCTGTGAGTGTGACACAGGCTACATCTGGAGCGGCATGACGTGTGTCGAACCCAGGGACTGCGGATGTCTGCATGAAGGAAACTACCACACC CTCGGAGAAGTGTGGGGCACAGAGGACGGTCGGCAGTGCGAGTGTCTGCCGAACTGGCAGGTCAGCTGCGCTCCTATGTCCTGTCTGCCTGGGGCCGAGTGGGGTCTGCAGGACGGAGTCTACGGCTGTCACCTAA TTGCCACAACGACTATAAAGCCTACAACGACTACAACGCAAACTCCTAAGCCAACAACGACTACAACCCAAACTCCCAAGCCTACAACAACACCGACACCTACAACTACGCCCGCCGCGGCACCAACCGCCGCCTGTGAGATGCAGGCTGACATCGTGTTTGTTGTCGATGGTTCCGCCAGCATTCCAGCTATCGAATTCGAAAAG GTGAAGACATTCCTTAACAACGTCGTCGGTCACTTCGACATCAGCCCCACAGCTACCCAAGTGGGAGTTGTCCAGTACAGCTCGTCTCCGCAGCAGGAGTTCGCTCTTAACGCGCACAGCTCACTGCTCAGTCTGCAGCAGGCCATCAGTAACATCGCTGTCATCAGCCGGGGGACCAGCACTG GTTCTGCCTTGACGTTTGCCCGTGACCAGGCCCTGACGGCGGCTAACGGTGCCCGGCCGGGAGTGCCCAAAATCGTGGTGGTGGTGACGGACGGCAGGTCTGGGGACGATGTGATCCTCCCCTCTCAG AATCTCCATAACGACGGCGTGATCACGTTCGCTATCGGTGTGACAGAGAGTATAAACTACCAGGAGCTGTCCGCCATTGCCGGCAGACCGGATCACATCTCTACTGTCTTCGACTTCGACGCCTTGGAAGATATCATGGAGCCCCTGTCCTCCCAACTTTGCGAAG TTGAGACCACGACATTGAAACCTACAACGACTACAACCCAAACACCCAAGCCGACAACAACTACCACCCAAACACCAAAGCCAACCACTACTCCAACGCCGCCTTCTCTCCCCACTCCTGCGCAGCAAACAACCACCTTGAAACCTGTAACACCTCAAGAGGATGCACCAA TGTCCAACGATGTAGTGAACATTGGAAACGAATGTCTCGGAGACGTGTTCTGTGGAG ACAGGGTCACGTGCTCTGCCAGGGGAGACCCTCACTACATCACTTTCGACGGGAAGAGGTTCAATTTCCAG GGCAACTGTAAGTACGTGCTGTCCAGAGGCAAGGATTTCACGATCGCTGCCAGAAACTACAACAGGAGAAACAACATGCGGGTGTCGTTTGTGGATGAAGTAGAGTTTACCTTATATGGGTCCACCATCACCATAACCCGGGACAAGGAAGTCTTC GTGAACGGAGTAAAGTGGGCTCTGCCCTGCTGTATCGGAGGTTTCGCGTCTATCACCCAACAGGGCAACTACATCGTGATTGACACTGTTCTGTGCATTACAGTCAAATTTGGTGCGAACCACCA CGTTATAGTCGAGCTGCCAGCGCATCTTGCCGGTCTGGTTCACGGTATGTGTGGCAACGCTAACGGTATCCAAGGAGACGACCTGGTCAAACCTGACACGACCCCGGCCACGGACGCTGTGGAGTTCGGTAACAGCTGGGTGGCTCCAGACGACATGATGAG TTGTCCTACAGTTCTGGCCGACCAGCAGTTTGACATCACCCAGGCTGACCAGGCGTTTGTACAGGAGCTGGAGAGTCAGCAGTTCTGCGGACATCTGCAGGACACCAACAGTCTCTTCAGCGCCTGTTTCGCTGCGGTCGAACCTACGGACTTTATTGAGGACTGTGTTTACGACATGGCGGCGTCAGGAAACACCAGAGACACCACCCTTATGTGTGATGACTTTGAG GGTTACGTCCAAGAATGTGCAGCAGCTGGTATTCATTTGGAAGGCTGGAGGGAACAAACCGGCTGTG CCCTACAGTGCCCACCCAACGCCCACTACTCGTACTCCACCTCGGCCTGCCAGGACAGCTGCCGGACCCCGACTGCCTCCTCCACGTGCGGCCTGCCCAATGTGGAGGGCTGTGAGTGTGACCCAGGCTACATCTGGAGCGGCATGACGTGTGTCGAGCCCAAGGACTGCGGATGTCTGCACGAAGGGAACTACCACGCG CTAGGGGAACAGTGGGGAACAGAAGACGGTCAGTTCTGTGAGTGTCAGCCGAACTTCCAAGCCAACTGCGCCCCGATGTCCTGTCTGCCTGGGGCTGAGTGGAGTCTACAGGACGGCGTCTATGGCTGTCACCAAG TTCCAACGTTGCAGCCAATAACAACTACAACCCAAACACCAAAGCCGACAACAACTACCACCCAAACTCCCAAGCCAACCACTACTCCAACGCCGCCAACGCTTCCCACTCCTGCGCAGCAAACAACCACCTTGAAGCCTGTAACACCTCAAGAGGATGCACCAA TGTCCAACGATGTAGTGAACATTGGAAACGAATGTCTCGGAGACGTGTTCTGTGGAG ACAGGGTCACGTGCTCTGCCAGGGGAGACCCTCACTACAACACTTTTGACGGGAAGAGGTTCAATTTCCAG GGCAACTGTAAGTACGTGCTGTCCAGAGGCAAGGATTTCACGATCGCTGCCAGAAACTACAACAGGAGAAACAACATGCGGGTGTCGTTTGTGGATGAAGTAGAGTTTACCTTATATGGGTCCACCATCACCATAACCCGGGACAAGGAAGTCTTC GTGAACGGAGTAAAGTGGGCTCTGCCTTGCTGTATCGGAGGTTTCGCGTCCATCACTCAACAGGGCAACTACATCGTGATTGACACCATTCTGTGCATTACAGTCAAATTTGGTGCGAACCACCA CGTTATAGTCGAGCTGCCGGCGCATCTTGCCGGTCTGGTTCACGGTATGTGCGGCAACGCTAACGGTATCCAAGGAGACGACCTGGTCAAACCTGACACGACCCCGGCCACGGACGCTGTGGAGTTCGGTAACAGCTGGGTGGCACCAGACGACATGATGAG TTGTCCTACAGTTCTGGCCGACCAGCAGTTTGACATCACCCAGGCTGACCAAGCGTTTGTACAGGAGCTGGAGAGTCAGCAGTTCTGCGGACATCTGCAGGACACCAACAGTCCCTTCAGCGCCTGTTTCGCTGCGGTGGAACCTGTGGCCTTTATTGAGGACTGTGTGTACGACATGGCGGCGTCAGGAAACAACAGAGACACCACCCTTATGTGTGATGACTTTGAG GGTTACGTCCAAGAATGTGCAGCAGCTGGTATTCATTTGGAAGGATGGAGGGAACAAACCGGCTGTG CCCTACAGTGTCCACCCAACGCCCACTACTCTTACTCCACCTCGGCCTGCCAGGACAGCTGCCGGACCCCGACTGCCTCCTCCACGTGCGGCCTGCCCAATGTGGAGGGCTGTGAGTGTGACCCAGGCTACATCTGGAGCGGCATGACGTGTGTCGAGCCAAAGGACTGTGGATGTCTGCACGAAGGGAACTACCATGCG CTTGGAGAACAGTGGGGAACAGAAGACGGTCAGCACTGTGAGTGTCAGCCGAACTTCCAAGCGATCTGCGCCCCGATGTCCTGTCTGCCTGGGGCTGAGTGGAGTCTACAGGACGGCGTCTATGGATGCCACCAGG TTCCAACGCTGAAGCCTACAACAACTACCACTCAGACGCCGAAGCCGACCACAACACCCACTCCCCCTCCTTCAACCGCCGCCTGTGAGATGCAGGCTGACATCGTGTTCGTTGTTGACGGTTCAGCCAGTATTCCAGCTTACGAGTTTGAAAAG GTGAAGACGTTCCTTAACAACGTCGTCGGTCACTTCGACATCGGCCCCACAGCTACCCAGGTGGGAGTTGTCCAGTACAGCTCGTCTCCGCAGCAGGAGTTCGCTCTGAACGCGCACAGCTCACTGGCCAGTCTGCAGCAGGCCATCAGTAACATCGCTGTCATCAGCCGCGGGACCAGCACTG GATCTGCCCTGACGTTTGCCCGTGACCAGGCCCtgacggcggctaacggcgcccGGCCGGGAGTGCCCAAAATCGTGGTGGTGGTGACGGACGGCAGGTCTGGGGACGATGTCATCCTCCCCTCCCAG AATCTCCATAACGACGGCGTGATCACGTTCGCTATCGGTGTGACAGAGAGTATAAACTACCAGGAACTCTCCGCCATTGCCGGCAGACCGGATCATGTCTCCACTGTCTTCGACTTTGACGCCCTAGAAGATATTATGGAGCCCATATCTTCCCAGCTGTGCGAAGGTAGTATTAGTTGGTATTTCTTCCCATGCCTTGATAAATAA